In Lactococcus protaetiae, the genomic window TGGGTTATGCTGCACAAGGACGAGCAAACCGGCAATATAAAACTTTTCAATTTTTGTCCAACCATTTTCTTGATTCATTGCGTGGGATTTCCACTCTGAAGTATTTTGGGTTATCAAAAGAGTACGCTGGTTCAATTTACCGTACGTCAGAAGAATTTCGCCGTGAAACAATGGGAGCCTTGCGAATGGCGATGTTATCCACTTTTGCGCTTGATTTCTTCTCTAGCTTGTCGGTAGCAACAGTAGCACTTTTTCTTGGTTTGCGGCTTATGGATGGTCATATTTTGCTGTTCCCAGCTTTAGCAACTCTAATTATGGCACCAGAATATTTCTTGCCTTTACGTGATTTTGCAAGTGATTACCATGCCACACTCAACGGAAAAAATGCCCTCGAAGCAGTCAATCAAATGCTGTCAGTAGAAGAAGAAACGCTGTCAGTACTGACAGAACCAGTCAGATGGACGGATGATTCCAAACTTACTATTGCAGACTTGTCAAAAACTTATGAAACAGGACGAGGCGTAGAAAATGTATCATTCTCACTCTCAGGCTTTAAAAAAGTTGCCCTTGTTGGTAGCTCTGGTTCAGGAAAAACCACTTTGCTTTCTATGTTAGCGGGTTTTCTAGCACCGACATCAGGGAAAATTTTGCTCAATCAACAAGAATTGACAACACTTACTGACGGAAAATATCGTGAATCTGTTCAATTTATCCCGCAAAACACTTACATTTTCTCAGGAACTTTACGTGAAAATTTAGCATTTTATGAGCCGTCAGCAACTGACGAAGAAATATTTGCTGCGTCAGAACTTGCAGGATTGACAGAGCTTGTAAAATCAATAGGTCTTGATGGTAAAATTGGTTCAGGAGGGCGTACTATTTCAGGAGGTCAGGCACAACGTGTTGCATTGACAAGGGCATTCTTGAGCCAATCAAGAAATATTTTGCTCTTAGACGAGCCTACAGCTCATCTTGATATTGAAACTGAGTTGGAAATCAAGGCAAATATTTTACCACTGCTTGATCATAAACTCGTTTTCCTCGCAACACACCGCCTGCACTGGCTATCATCAATGGATTTGGTCATTGTTCTCAATGAAGGAAAAGTAGAAGGTATCGGCACTCACCAAGAACTTTCAAAAACTAATCCTTATTACCAAAAGTTACTGACAGAAATGCGCGGGAGCGATCTGCAAACAGTACCATCAGTACTGCGACTCGACTTGCGACTTCAGTCGCTTAGCGAGAGTGGACATTCGAGTACCAAAGGTACGGAGATGACAGAAAATCTGTCAGTAAAAAAAGAACCTGACAGCGCTGTCAGCTCACTGACAAAAGAAACGGAGAATGATACTGATGAAATTTAAAGACATTTTATTCAGAAATGATTGGATTTCTCCATTTCTAAAGAAATACCGTAGTGGCTTTATCTTAGCGATTTTTCTTGGTACAGTAACAGTATCTATGGCAGGACTATTGATGTTCACATCAGGTTATGTCATTTCAAAATCAGCCACAAAACCTGAAAATATTCTGATGATTTACGTTCCAGTACTATTTGTACGTATCTTCGGAATTGGACGGCCTGTTGTGCATTATGTTGAACGATTGACCTCACACAACTGGATTTTACGAATTACGAGCTTGTTGCGAAAGAAACTTTACCTCAGACTTGAAAAAACAGCGGTTAATCTCTCTGAGCGTTATCAACTTGGCGACTTACTTGGTATCTTAAACGAAGATATTGGTAATTTACAAGATTTATTCTTGCGGACACTTTTTCCTGTTTTGATTGCAGGAACTTTATCGGTTGCCTTAGTGATTGCGAGTGGTTTTTTCTCCATTCTTCTGGCATTGGGTCTTGCCTTATTCTTGGGAGTTTTAATCGTTGTTTTGCCTTATCTCTCATTCAAGTTTACGGTCAAGTTAGACGAAGAACTCAAACATTATCGCAATCAACTTTTCTCACATTTAACAGATGACATCTTAGGTCTGCAAGACTGGGTACTCTCAGGACGAAAAAAAGATTTCATGACCTCGTATTTAGAATCAGAATCTTCTGCACGTAAAATACAAGCAAAATTACTTGCCTTCGGTCGTAGACGAAATCTCGTGTTACAAGTCGTTTATAGCGCCTTGGTCATTTACCTTGTCTTTTGGTCATCAGGAAGTTTGAATACGGGCGATGCCCCCAATTATATTGCCGCTGTCAGTCTTGCCGCTTTTCCATTATTTGATGCTTTTTCCCCTCTATCTGATGCTATTGTGGAAACACAACGTTATGGCGACTCAGTTAAACGTCTCAATGAACTTCCAGATGCAGTAGAAGAAAAGAGAGATGCCGAAATTTTAAGCGTTAACTTATCTATCCAAAATATACAATTTGGCTTTGAAGAAAATCAAAAAATATTTGATCACTTTAGTCTTGAAGTTGAAAAAGGAGAACATATCGCTATTTTAGGACGTTCAGGTGTTGGTAAATCAACCCTTGCGAGCCTAGTCAGAGGTGATTTAGTTCCTCAAGCTGGGACGATTCGTTTCGGAGGGATTGAACCCCATAAAGCAAAAAATATTGAAGCTAAAATAGGTGTTATCAATCAATCCCCTTATCTTTTTGCGACCAGTTTGCGCTCCAATCTGACATTAGCAAAACTTGATGCTACTGATGAAGAAATTTGGGAAGCACTTGAACTTGTTGGACTTCGTAAAATGGTTGAAAGTCTACCTAAAGGTTTATTAGAACCAGTAGATGAAGCAGGAACACGATTTTCAGGAGGTGAGCGTCAACGTCTAGCATTAGCAAGAATTCTACTGTCAGACGTAGAAATGGTCATTCTTGATGAACCAACAGTATCTCTTGACCCGATTACAGAGAATCAACTGTTAAGTCTATTTTTTGAAAGACTCCGAGATAAATCTATCATTTTCATTACACACCATTTACTTGGAGTGCATCATATGGATAGAGTAGTTTTCCTTGAAAAAGGAAAGATAAAATTTGATGGTAAACCAGCAGTATTATTGGAATCCAACGAAACATTTAAACAACTTTATCAGTTGGATTTAGGAAATGAATAAAATGAAAAATCAGCCGAAGGGCTGATTTTTTAAATTTATTTAGTTTTATGGTTGACAAAACTAAATAAATGAATTATAATCTTTTTTGTTAGGTAAATAAATAATAAACTAACTAATTAAGAAATCCACTTTCTCTCTGATTAATACAAAATCAAAGATTACGATATTGAATTTACAAAAAGCAGACTAACTAGGTACTTCATCTTGAGGCTTTAGCAGATTGCGATTTGAACTTGCCACTTTATAGGATATCCATTTGCGCTAAAGCAGCAACGGATATGCTAGTTGTTTCACCCAATGGG contains:
- the cydD gene encoding thiol reductant ABC exporter subunit CydD, whose translation is MIDKSLFNLPGVRKMLPVLGILAVVQATVICGQALFMAEAITKLWQGQNFMTAVPMILGFLACFLSREFINFVRSKALDGLAYRLATKLRSDMLEKFFRLGPSSVADLGSGSSATTVITGIDQVENYIKLVLSKVLNMMIVPILILIPVLFLDWESGLVLIITFPFAIIFMILLGYAAQGRANRQYKTFQFLSNHFLDSLRGISTLKYFGLSKEYAGSIYRTSEEFRRETMGALRMAMLSTFALDFFSSLSVATVALFLGLRLMDGHILLFPALATLIMAPEYFLPLRDFASDYHATLNGKNALEAVNQMLSVEEETLSVLTEPVRWTDDSKLTIADLSKTYETGRGVENVSFSLSGFKKVALVGSSGSGKTTLLSMLAGFLAPTSGKILLNQQELTTLTDGKYRESVQFIPQNTYIFSGTLRENLAFYEPSATDEEIFAASELAGLTELVKSIGLDGKIGSGGRTISGGQAQRVALTRAFLSQSRNILLLDEPTAHLDIETELEIKANILPLLDHKLVFLATHRLHWLSSMDLVIVLNEGKVEGIGTHQELSKTNPYYQKLLTEMRGSDLQTVPSVLRLDLRLQSLSESGHSSTKGTEMTENLSVKKEPDSAVSSLTKETENDTDEI
- the cydC gene encoding thiol reductant ABC exporter subunit CydC — encoded protein: MKFKDILFRNDWISPFLKKYRSGFILAIFLGTVTVSMAGLLMFTSGYVISKSATKPENILMIYVPVLFVRIFGIGRPVVHYVERLTSHNWILRITSLLRKKLYLRLEKTAVNLSERYQLGDLLGILNEDIGNLQDLFLRTLFPVLIAGTLSVALVIASGFFSILLALGLALFLGVLIVVLPYLSFKFTVKLDEELKHYRNQLFSHLTDDILGLQDWVLSGRKKDFMTSYLESESSARKIQAKLLAFGRRRNLVLQVVYSALVIYLVFWSSGSLNTGDAPNYIAAVSLAAFPLFDAFSPLSDAIVETQRYGDSVKRLNELPDAVEEKRDAEILSVNLSIQNIQFGFEENQKIFDHFSLEVEKGEHIAILGRSGVGKSTLASLVRGDLVPQAGTIRFGGIEPHKAKNIEAKIGVINQSPYLFATSLRSNLTLAKLDATDEEIWEALELVGLRKMVESLPKGLLEPVDEAGTRFSGGERQRLALARILLSDVEMVILDEPTVSLDPITENQLLSLFFERLRDKSIIFITHHLLGVHHMDRVVFLEKGKIKFDGKPAVLLESNETFKQLYQLDLGNE